The genomic stretch GAGAAGATTACTGCACAGGATTTAGCCATTTACGAAGGCTAACCGATTTATGTATGTTTTAGTTTTTACTTAAATGCCATTAATGAAGCAAGTTGGATCTCAAAAGGAAGACCGTCCCAGAGCCTCTGGGTCACCACTGAAACAGCTTGacaaccctttttttttgtccagggaACCCTCAGAAGAAGATGGTCAGCAGATCTCAGGGATGTTGatgtacaaaccggattccaaaaaaattgggacactaaacaaattgtgaataaaaactgaatgcaatgatgtggagattttattcgtaatagaacgtAGATGACatatcaaaagtttaatctgagtaaatgtaacattttaaaggagaaatatgttgattcaaaattcaTGGcttcaacaaatcccaaaaaagttgggacaaggccatttttaccactgtgtggcatccccccttcttcttacaacactcaacagacgtctgggtacagaggagaccagtttctcaagtttagaaataggaatgctctcccattcatgtctaatacaggcctctaactgttcaatcgtcttgggccttctttgtcgcaccttcctctttatgatgcgccaaatgttctctataggtgaaagatctggactgcaggctgaccatttcagtacccggatccttctactacgtagccatgatgttgtgattgctgcagaatgtggtctggcattatcttgttgaaaaatgcagggtcttccctgaaagagatgacgtgggaacatatgttgttctagaacctgaacatagttctctgcattaatggtgcctttccagacatgcaagctgcccatgccacaagcacttatgcaaccccataccataagtgatgcaggcttctgaacggagcattgataacaacttgggttatccttgtcctctctggtccggatgacatggcgtcccagtgttccataaagaacttcaaatcgtgactcatctgaccacagaacagtcttccattttgccacactccattttaaaagacccctggcccagtggaaacatctgagcttgtggagcttgcttagaaatggcttcctctttgcactgtagagtttcagctggcaacagcggatggcacggtggattgtgttcactgacaatgatttctggaagtattcctgagcccattctgttatttccttgacagtggcatccctgtttgaggtgcagtgacgtttaagggcccggagatcacgagcatccagtagagttttacggccttgacccttacgcacagcgattgttccagattctctgaatcttttgatgatgttaagcatgGTTGacgatgataacttaaaagtctttgctattttacgctgggtaacaccattctggtattgctgcactatctttctgcgcaacaatggtggaattggtgatcctcttaccatcttggcttcagagagacactgacactctgagaagctctttttatacccaatcatgttgtcaattgacctaattagtgttaattggtcttccagctgttcgttatatgctcaatttccttttacCAGCCACTTactgctacttgtcccaacttttttgggatttgttgacgccatgaaattttgaatcaacatatttgtcctttaaaatgttacatttactcagattaaacttttgatctgtcatctatgttctattacgaataaaatattgacatttgccatctccacatcgtTGCATtgagtttttattcacaatttgtttagtgtcccaacttttttggaatccggtttgtatttAGCTGAAATAATTTGGGGATATAAATGGGAGCATGACCATTAAGAGTGTTAAACCCACCATTAAACTTTAATATTGAATTCTGAACTGAATTGGAAGCCAATTTATAGAGGCTAAATATTGTAATGTACACATACTTCTTCATATCAGTGAGTAGTCAagttgctgtgttttgtatCAACTGTAGTTGTGCTAGTGAGGACTGGCTGGCCCCAAAACAAGAAACAAATGACAATCTTGTGGATATTGTGTGCTCAAACTTTAGGTCGCTGTCAAAAATCACTCCTGCGTTGTTTACTTGTGGCTTGACAAAAGATGCAGAGTGACATGTTTTTGAGGTAACAACTAGTCAGACCAGAGGAGCAAAATAAAACAACCTGTTTTGCTCTCATTCAGTCATAGGAAGTTACCAACCTTACATATTTCAATGTCCACAAGACACTcttaaacaaaaaatattttttcaacATTCCAGATTTCCAACATTCCAAGCTTCAAATCTGCAAAATGTAGGTGACACTAAAGAGATGAATGAATTGATTGTGATGTCAGGCCGAAAGATGTCCTAGAACACAAGTAAGTACAAGGTTCCATTGCATGTCATCCATCATAGGCCCCTCAAAACACCTAGCATTACCAGAATGTATCCACTTCATGTTTTCATGTGGCGTCTCATGCCAATAGCCAATTGTTTGAAGTATATACTACCCCTTCGTAAATTATCAGTGTCTAGTTTATTCCTACAAAATATCAAGGGAATCCAGCCTTCCTGTTGGGCGGAGTCACTTGTACCAGTACTGAAAATGTGTGTAATGTCAGTTATATTTCTTTCAAATTGCATTAATTTCCAAGTTctgatgatggtaaatgatTCATTTGGTCTAGGGCTTAAGATGTTCCTAAAAGAAATCTTGAACATTTGGACAAAGTTTGTGGCAACCACAGCGATCCCCATTTTAGAAATTTTAGCACAGCACACATTTCTGATTTTCCAAAAATTGAAAACATTTGGAAATTCCCTGTCAAGAGGACCTTATAAGACTACAAAGCAAATTAGGAGAGTAGTGTCTAGGTAAGCTTTACGTTTGAGGAAATTTATGTGTATAGTATGTATGTGTTGTTCAGAGGGAACATTTACCTGATCCCATCCCCACAGTCGCTGCTTAGGTTTAGGGTAGTGAAGCAGGTCCAAGGCCGTCTGCCTGATTATCTCCGGATTCAGGATAAGAAACTTTGAAGGTGACACAGGAATGTTATCTGGCACTTTCTGCCAGAAAAACATCTTGTTCCAGAGTGACTGAAAAGAAGCATAGCTGTCATCTTTTTCCTTTTACTTAATTGCAGTTGTGTGGAAATGGTATTTAGATGATTTTTGAAGAAAACAGCAAGCAGCTGCCACAATGCTCTTGGAGATCAACATTTGCGTGATAAAAGGGTGCTTAGTTTAAAGATGAGAATGCATGTTTGCCATGTTTCCATCTTTTGCAGAGACTTTTTGTAGGTTTTTTGGAAACTAGTTTGACTCAGTGCTAGCGTTTTCTTCCTGTTATCACCTTACCAACCACtttacaccatagcaaccacacatTGCACATTGTATATGTATTTAGTTTGTatgattttatgttttttgttaCAATTATGTTTTACTTTACATGTCATAGTTCAGGATAACATTACAGGGAAAATACATTATGTTTACCAACATATCGTTTGAAAGACTACAAAGAAGATTAAAACAGAATTGACTCACTACTCCTGTTCTCGTCATCATAGCATGAAGCCAGTTGAAGTCCACAGATTTGTATATAACTGCCACAAAATGAACCTGAGGATCCACATCTTCCCAAAGTTTTGGGCTGCCTTCTGGGTAACTCATCCTGATGGTGGTACGGTTTCCCACATCTCTACTGAAGTCTCTCACAGGGCCACTGTTCAGTCTGTGTGAGGATGAAAACATTTAACCAACAAGTACACTATGGTACAGTATCAAAAGATGTAACATCAAATACAGTCATACTAGGGATTTATATTAAGTTACAGtgcattaaaaatgttttttttaaattatacaaGATCACAGTAAATTCTCTGTCTAGGTGTGTTTTAGTATCAGGCCATTGTGTGTTAGTAATAGTCATTAGCCTTGATCGACAGATCACAGAATGTTTGCAGCTAGACATAGTTAATCTGGTTTCTTCTATCATTTGCAGTTATCTGAACATGATTCATGATGTTATTCCATAACAGGCAGAGAACTGATTCAAGACTTAGCCCAGGGGCTTTAACCCTGCATGCTGTCTCAATATAGGGCACACAACATTCTAAAACAGTTTCTAATCTTAAACCATTGCACATGCCTGATCCAAGTTAAGTCAAAAAGATTGTCATTTCATCTGAGTAAAAGTACACAGTGGAGCAAAATGATGTTCCTCCAAGACCATGGTGCAATATGAAACAGAACCAATACAGTACACATACATAAAGTGCAAAAGAATGTACAAACATGGAATCAGAACAAGACAAAAAATACAACAGACATTAAACACAGTAGAAATTCTAAAGTAAAGAAAAAGTGACCTGATAAGTGTGCTAGTAGGTACATGGTGAGTACATGAGTGTATTTAAAGTATGCGTGTGCTCAATGTGTGCAAGTGTTTGTGAGGTAAGTGGGAGTCTCAGCTCAGTCCTCGTCTGACAGCTTGGGAGTAGAAGCTGTAGAGTCTGGAAGTGATGCTCTGGTAGCTTCTGTCAGATGACAGCAGTAAGAAAATTCTGTGTGAGGGGTGGGTGGAGTCTTCCACAATGTTGGTGGCTTTGCCAACACAGTGCATGGTGTGTCCATGATGGAGGGAAAAGAGACCCCGATAATTATCTTGGCTCTCCTCAATATTCACTGAAGGGTCTTGCCGTGCAATTCCACAGTCTGCTCAGGAAGTAGCGGCACTGCTTGGCTATCTTGGCTATGGAGAAGGTGTGGAGTGACCAGATAAAGTTCTCTGCAATGTGAACACCAAGGAAATTGGTGCTCCTGACCACTTCCACTGGTCCAGTGGAATATCCATTTGGGGATGGTGACATCAAACTCCAGATCCATATCCTTATTCAGAAATGTGGCATTAGTCTGTTAGCCGCTGCACCTCCTCCCTGTCTCACAGGTTCTAATTCTAGAACCTCTACTATTTGTTTTCCACAAATGCATCATCAGAACTGATGCTCACTGGATGTATATTTGTTACCAGGTGTTACATAACCAGTTTATAGGGCACCAACAATGATGCCACTTTCAAAATCACTGGGATTAAATTTTTCCtctattctgatggttgatgtgaacattacctgaagtgGCTGCCCTGAATCTGCATTATTTTATGCATTGTACTGCTGCCACACATTTGAAtaaattgcatgaatgagtaggtgtacatGACTTCCAAATAACTGCttggtcaagtcaagtgggttttattgtcatttcagctacatacagagtacacagtgaaacgaaacaatgttcTTCCAGGACCacggtgcaacatagacagtgcatacagacaacacaacacagtacagacagagaataataaataattgccggtagtgtgcaaattctgcagtgtgtaataaatattgagtccagtgaggtagtattattagttattagttaagttattagtgcaaatgctttgtgcaaaaaaaaaaaaatgcttcccattttgtctggggtaaatggttggcgagagagagagagagagagagagagagagagtgtgcatgtagcagaaaagacatcaggtcagaagttgagttgagaagtctgatggtttgggggaagaagctatagcagagtctggtcgtgttggaccggatgctgcggtactttcttcctgatggcaggagggagaacagtctgtgtgaagggtgggtggagtcatccacaatgctggttgctttgcggatgcagcgggcagtgtaaatgtccataaaggaggggagagagactccgatgatcctctcagctgtcctcacaatgcgttggagggtcttgcggtcagaggctgtgcaggtcccaaaccaggcagtgatgcagctgcttaggatgctctctatggtccccctatagaagagggtgaggaagtagagacactgctaggctttcttggctgtagagctggtgttcagggaccaggtgaggttctccgctaggtggacaccaaggaacttggtacTCTTAACAATCTCCACAGAttgttgagcggagagtggtcttgtcttgttttcctgaagtcaacaaccatttccttggtcttctctacattccagtgaaggttgttgactgtacatcagtctgtcagctgcagcacctcctctctgtatgctgactcgtcgcctttgctgatgagacccagcatagttgtatcatcggcgaactttatgatgctgttggaactgtgtttcgcaacacagtcatgagtcagcagggtgaacagcagaggactctgatgccctggggtgccccagtgttcattgtgatggtgctggagctgctgtccccgaaccggactaactggggcctccctgtcaggaagtccaggatccagttgcagaggggggtgttgaggcccagcaggcttaacttcctggtgagattctgtgggatgatggtgttgaatgctgaactgaagtctatgaacagcattctgacgtaggtgtccttcttctccaggtgggtaagggagagatgaagggtggtggtgatggcatcgtccgtggagtggttgggacgatatgcaaattgcagggggtccgatgaagagggcagttgggtcttgatgttcctcatgactagcctctcgaagcacttcatgatgatgggcatgagagctacgggacggtagtcattgaggcaggacacagtggacttcttcggcacggggacgatggtggagGTCTTGAGGCatgttgggacagtggagctgtgcagggagacgttgaagatgtccgtgagaacatctgtcaactggtctgcacactctctgagcactctgccggggatgttgtctggtcctgcagctttccgtgggttgactctgcacTGCACGTCCaacgcgaggtgggggcggggctccgcccggtacgcgctggggatgtttgtgtaaacaaggtccagcgcgttcgctcctctcgttgcaaagtccacatgttgatggaacTTGTTGGGAGGACTGACCTGAGATTTGCATGGTTGAAAtctccggcgacaatgaacagtccgtctggatgtttggtctgcagatcgctgatgaccccgtgcagttcccacagtgcctccttagcattagcattagcactagcgcTAGGTGGTATGTACACGGTGGCTATCAGCACGGCGGAGAACTCCCGTACTTGGTGAGAGTATATAAGCAAATCTAGATCATACATTTAATAAGACGGTAAGAGGATTGACTGTgtggaagacaaagaaaatgtgtGATAGAGCACACTATTCTTAATAAGAGGAACTGCCAGAGAATTATAATTTAAAAGCATAATTTATAATGGGTGTTTCAACAAGAAATCAAACGCTGTGCTTGTGGTTtagataaagcaggctaacattaagtTTTTGAAACTGTTAATTGTATTAAAATGTGGAGTCGGGCCATTCTACTGTTCTAAGTTCACACAACTACTGAACTTTACCaaatactgtacatacacaAAACACAGACATAACCTTGTTACTGGTCATCTTCTGATATAGTTCTTATAGGCTTGCCACTATTTGTAACATgtcaataatttattttaatgtattcattCCATTTTATGCCTCCATACTCCATACAACAATTACAACACTAAATATTATTCTCATACACAGCATACTTAAACTGCCTCCCACCTGGTCTGAGTTGCTGAGTAAGCCGGTTATATCAGGAATTAATACAAAAGGCCACAGATGAATAATAATGAACATTTGTGAGTTAGGATAGACTGGCTTTATCTTACCTTAAAATGACACTGAAGTTGTTCAAAAGAGGTCCAAGTCCCAGTCCCCTAAGTATCCCTCCATTGCCAACTACAACGCAATGACGACATCCATGTCCTCCAAGTTTCTTTGATGAGGAAACCGGTATAAGGTTCAAGACTTCCTTTAGCTTATGCCGCATGTCCAGTAATCCAAATGGTGGAGGATATTTGAACATTTGTTCAGTTAAATTGCTGTTTTTGTGTAGGAAAGGCTCAGTTACAGGTAATGAACTAAGATACATTGCCTCTATTTTCTTCCTTGTGAAAGATGGTCTGCACTCTCTGGCTAACACACTTCTGACAAAAGAATGGGCACgctgtaaagataaaaaaaacaaacatatataaTCAATCATATGACAAAGTATTAAATTATTACAACAACCATGGCAAGAACACATTTTAACTTAATAATAACTAAGACTCTGAATCATCACACTTGCATTGACAATCTTTGCAATGATAGGTAATTATTTAGTTAGTGGCTTTATGGTGTATGTACACAatcacaaatgcacacacaacctACACTCCTTTACATACAGGTGACAATTTAAAAAGGGGGGCACCACATACCAGAACAGTTTCAATGCTCTTTGGCACACAGTCTGCAAGCTGCACTAAACAGAAATAAGTTTCCCAAAAGCTCTGCAACGCTAAGTACTTAACTAGTTAACAATATTAATCTGAGCATTTATCAAAGCCTTTGTAACTAAAGTACTATGTGGACCCACTCACAAATTAACAACCTACACAATCAATTTGTTATTCACAAAGTACTTATTGAGGTGGATAGTGCCTGCAGTTCAGCACCAAAAAGCCACACATGAAAACAAAGGAGGAGGAACAATATCAAACCAAGGTTAAATGTGATCAGTCAATAATTTTGTGATGCTTTGCAGAGAACAAGCATTTGACATCAAGCATGTAGAAATGTTAAACTGATTTATTTTCATATAGCTATATTATAGTTAATAACTAATCCCACCTACATTCAGAATATTCTGTTATGTTTACTCTTTCGTTGAGCCATTAAAGGCTTACTTCAGAGCTAGTTTACTGGATGAAGTCATCATGTAATTTGAGCAATCAAATTACTGCAAATTACAATTATCTTTGTGTTATAGGTGATTTAATTAAGGCACTTGGAATTTTGCTTAACATGAGGCACTTACATCAACTTAAACATGTTTCAAGAAAGATTTAATCCAGTTCTTAAAAATCAGATACGATAAGTTGGAGAGTACCAAAATATTCTTGGCTTGGGGCTCCTAATTGAAAACTAGCCCTGAATGAGTTTTAAGTCCAATCTGAAAATACAGACCTAACTGCAAAGATTTTGttaaattaattacaattaagGAAGGGGGAAACTTGATCGATAATGTAATGTTGATGGAAAACAAAAGGCAGAACTCGATAAGTGCAGCAACAGACAGTCTGTGGTGTGCACAACAGACAAGATGAATAAGCAAGAAATCCAACAACCCAGTTGTAATTGCTGCCAACCAAAGGACCAAATTAGCAAGATGTCAAAGCCTCAATCAAAACTGGAATGAGCAAAGCGAATTACAACTGACTGGTGGACTTAATTTTGTCTAGTCAATTTCTGTGTGGAATGATatcaaatctgattttttttttcacaaacaaGCAAAATGTATTTGAATGGTGCTTTCTTTTTCAACTGATGTTGCAGACAACTTTACTGAAATCCAGTAATAAGTAAATTCAGTAATCCAGCAAGAATTTAGAAATCTAGCAATAagttctctctttttgtctccaatgcaaacaaaaacacatgtgAATCCCAAACATGTGCAATTGCATGAATGTTCTGGGAGCcagtttttttttggacatgACTGTAGGTTTTCCCCTCAAAATGTGTTGACCATCTAAAACACTAATCTTTATGTTCCTCTTAGTTTTTGCGAGAAAACATCTTGATGATCTCCAAGACTTTTGTGAAAATACTGTGTGGACTGACGAGACAAAAGTTTcattttgttttcaaaaaaagaaagttttcaTTTTGACGAGACAAAGCATTTCAGAAAAGGAACATCATACCAACAGTAAaatatggtggtggtagtgtgatgttTTGCTGCTTCAAGACCTGGAAGACTTGCTGTGGTAAACGGAACCATATTTTATTCCATATTTTTGCATCAGCAGAGTGGCAACCATAGAAAGCAGCTTTGTTTTGTCAGTGTGTCAGTCTGAAAATATTCTTTGTATAGTCTAGTATAGTCATGTGGGCATGTAATAGGTCAGTTgtgaaaataataaatcataaacaTCACCTAAAGATAATATTAAAAACTAGCAATTAGACTAGAAATGTGATGTTTTGCATTTTTCAGAAATGCACATATTCTAGCAATAAAATTAACATTAGTGTATTATTCATGTACTTCATGTCTATATATGTCCCTGTACACATCTACACAGCTAGAAATATTTTAACTGGATGACTTCTAACTTGAGGTAGGTCAGATAAATGTGTGTCAGCATGTACTGTGAAAATATTTTCTTTCCACATTTTTGCCAATAAGCTTCTATGGACAGCCAGCTAACTCATCTATTTAGCATAGTGTCAGCTGCCAATTAGCCAAAGATGCTTTATGTGTGCATGCACTTGCAGTCCACATAAATATTTGTCAAACATGCTTAGGTGAAATCTGGGTACAGCAGATTTTTGAAATAAATAGAAAGGTAATAGAAAGGATTGGACAtgattcactgtttttttttttgtgtgtgtgtgtgtgtctcgacACAAAAACTGTGTCGAGAACTTCATGGCATGGGTTTCCAAAGCctcacagctgcatacaaacctTACATGAAGCAATACCAATCATCAGGTGGAGTGGTGTAAACCACACTGCTACTTACATGCATTATGTACAGCTGATCAAAATAATTCAGCCTGCATTCCAAATTAGGGTTACTAGCACAAGTTACAGACTCTTGGTTGTTGTaataaaccaaccaaacaacAATTATTCAATCCAATGACAAGCATCTTTAGAACTTAGTAAATCACATTTTGGCTGTCATCATGTGATGCAAGGCCAGGCACCAgtttctggcagcgttcctgaggaatcttaacTAATTCCTCATGGGAATTGAGAAATTggctaatattcttgggtttgcgtGCTACAACAGTCTTCATCCAGTTTAAGTAAGGTGACTCTGATGACCACCCCAGAATAATCATTTTCTGAAACCCAAAGTTTAGCTTCATCACAGAAGGCATGACTATTTCTCCTATAATTTCTTGACACATGCTGTGCATAACAGATTGAAGGAGTTGGGTGAGTATAGCAGTTGTGCGTTTTAAATACTTGAAAGCTACATGCCATGGTTCTTGTAATATTTTGTCTAATCATACCTTGGCTATTTGCATATTTCAGGCAGCTGTGCAAAGAAGTAAAAACCCTATGCCACCATAAAGTTAATTTATGCACTTCCctggaccccctgcagtttgctTGCCAGCAACAGGTAGGTGTGAATAATGCTGTAATCTATTTACTGCAAAAGGCACACTCCCACTTGGACCACAACAAGAATCCCTTTTGATTTTTCAGGTGCATGCTTGAGTAGATAGATAGAATAAACCCATTATTGCCTGGGTCTCATCAGCCAGTGTGAATGTTGGGTTACTAGCACCAAATATCTTTGCACAATATTCCTGTAGCTTATAACAGGACAAATAATAATTCGAAAGGGAATCTATCTGGGTTCCATAATCGGGACAAAGCAGTGGAGGCTTATGGAATCTtatggcagcattcctgaggaatccTAGCCCATTCCTTACGGtcaatggcctccagttcacaaATAATCATGAATTTGTCTTCTGCAACTGCCTTCCACAGCTATTTTTATGAAGGTTACGGTCACCAATCAGTATGGAACGTACAGGCCGTTGCTTGGAATGCCTTTAGCACATCTGTGGCCACTGGACATCACTAGCCACTCACATTGGCTCTGGTGTGATGTTGGTCCACTCTTCCTGCAGTCTCTTTCACACTTCACTGACTGTTGTGGGTTTCTAGGCCATAACTTTGTCATCAAGAATTTTCCAAAGGTTTTCTGTTGGGTTTAGATCTGGACTTTCATTGTTTTAGTGTTTTCAGTTTCAAGGCACTTCTTTACCCATTTGCTGTGTGACAGGGGGCATTGTCCTGTTAAAGAATGTTCTGATTTACACTTGCATTCATTCTGCCATGTAGCTGTATGAGCGGTccaactcctgctgctgaaaatcAAACCAAACCATGACGCCTCCTCCACCTTTCATTACACACTTTGGGTTCAGCTTTTCCCCAGTTTGACGACAAACACAATGTTTCCCATCAGACCCAAATAAATTAAACTTGCTTTCATCACCAAAGTGAACTCTGGACCacttctcttctgtccacacaTGCTCCATGTGCTCTCTTAATATGTATTAACTTAactattatataattattgcTTAAATGATGTTTGTAAACCTAACTGTCAAGCCCATATCAGTGCATCTTAGAGTTTGTGTCATTTAATCAGTTAACCAGTAATATCATCTACATAACCAGTAACATCTTGTAGATTTAAGTCTAACAATTACAGTTAcataaacacagcttaaaaGATTTGCAGAGAACATTGTTTAATCCTTAAGCATCTCTTTTTGAAAGGTTAAATTTGTTTCGCTAAAGTAGCATTAATATAATAACAGTGCTTAATAAGCCTTACCTATAAACATGTATAAGCCCTTAGATTTGTTGAAAACATAAGATAACATTATAGCATTAATTCATCATAATTAACCATTAATAAAGCCTGAAATCAATTTTGAGCTATTAAATAAATTTATCTCTTTCGGCAgagtaaattaatatttaataataataataataataataataacagtgctTGCTAAAACCTTAAGCATTTATGAATGTTTTAAGGGTAGATTTCAGCCTTTACCAAAAAGTGTTCATATGAAGGTTTGTTACTCCTCCCTACATAACCTAAGAGAAATTGGGGTCAATAAATGTGAAGTACGGGAGCAAAAACTCAATCACAACTTACAGCTTTTACCCATTTTAAAGCACATGAAAGTAAACAAATATCTCGTAAACGCAAGCTACCTGATTTAAGGCCTCTTctaacagaaaaacaaaaagctacCTACTCTATTCTGACCTGCaccacaaaaataaacaaaggacAGGCCGTTGGGTGCCTACATGctgtaaaattaaattaatttgattaaatttaagattaatttAAAATAAGATTAATTTAGACATTAActagtgtgaaaaaaaaaatgttgtaattagggctgcacaaaaAACCTGAgtgatattttgtt from Salminus brasiliensis chromosome 19, fSalBra1.hap2, whole genome shotgun sequence encodes the following:
- the st3gal5 gene encoding lactosylceramide alpha-2,3-sialyltransferase isoform X4, which translates into the protein MSFVFKQRAHSFVRSVLARECRPSFTRKKIEAMYLSSLPVTEPFLHKNSNLTEQMFKYPPPFGLLDMRHKLKEVLNLIPVSSSKKLGGHGCRHCVVVGNGGILRGLGLGPLLNNFSVILRLNSGPVRDFSRDVGNRTTIRMSYPEGSPKLWEDVDPQVHFVAVIYKSVDFNWLHAMMTRTGVSLWNKMFFWQKVPDNIPVSPSKFLILNPEIIRQTALDLLHYPKPKQRLWGWDQNIPTLGVSALNLATYLCDEVSLAGFGYHLSQKETPLHYYDNLPMTAMLKQAMHNVDQETIFLQRLVAEGSISDLTGGIHCSFCSS
- the st3gal5 gene encoding lactosylceramide alpha-2,3-sialyltransferase isoform X3, which encodes MVLGLISVGFLKLPLFNTNPKPVVMPVDHSHRERAHSFVRSVLARECRPSFTRKKIEAMYLSSLPVTEPFLHKNSNLTEQMFKYPPPFGLLDMRHKLKEVLNLIPVSSSKKLGGHGCRHCVVVGNGGILRGLGLGPLLNNFSVILRLNSGPVRDFSRDVGNRTTIRMSYPEGSPKLWEDVDPQVHFVAVIYKSVDFNWLHAMMTRTGVSLWNKMFFWQKVPDNIPVSPSKFLILNPEIIRQTALDLLHYPKPKQRLWGWDQNIPTLGVSALNLATYLCDEVSLAGFGYHLSQKETPLHYYDNLPMTAMLKQAMHNVDQETIFLQRLVAEGSISDLTGGIHCSFCSS
- the st3gal5 gene encoding lactosylceramide alpha-2,3-sialyltransferase isoform X2, giving the protein MFTGRMRKVFPVCHLSLNRRFLVPVMVLGLISVGFLKLPLFNTNPKPVVMPVDHSHRERAHSFVRSVLARECRPSFTRKKIEAMYLSSLPVTEPFLHKNSNLTEQMFKYPPPFGLLDMRHKLKEVLNLIPVSSSKKLGGHGCRHCVVVGNGGILRGLGLGPLLNNFSVILRLNSGPVRDFSRDVGNRTTIRMSYPEGSPKLWEDVDPQVHFVAVIYKSVDFNWLHAMMTRTGVSLWNKMFFWQKVPDNIPVSPSKFLILNPEIIRQTALDLLHYPKPKQRLWGWDQNIPTLGVSALNLATYLCDEVSLAGFGYHLSQKETPLHYYDNLPMTAMLKQAMHNVDQETIFLQRLVAEGSISDLTGGIHCSFCSS
- the st3gal5 gene encoding lactosylceramide alpha-2,3-sialyltransferase isoform X1 — translated: MINATQVQAHLREIQMFTGRMRKVFPVCHLSLNRRFLVPVMVLGLISVGFLKLPLFNTNPKPVVMPVDHSHRERAHSFVRSVLARECRPSFTRKKIEAMYLSSLPVTEPFLHKNSNLTEQMFKYPPPFGLLDMRHKLKEVLNLIPVSSSKKLGGHGCRHCVVVGNGGILRGLGLGPLLNNFSVILRLNSGPVRDFSRDVGNRTTIRMSYPEGSPKLWEDVDPQVHFVAVIYKSVDFNWLHAMMTRTGVSLWNKMFFWQKVPDNIPVSPSKFLILNPEIIRQTALDLLHYPKPKQRLWGWDQNIPTLGVSALNLATYLCDEVSLAGFGYHLSQKETPLHYYDNLPMTAMLKQAMHNVDQETIFLQRLVAEGSISDLTGGIHCSFCSS